The Candidatus Campbellbacteria bacterium genomic sequence TGTCTACTATATCTCCATGAGTCAATGTCATGGGTTTTAGGGCTCGTCTATCCCAACTTTTTAGAAAGGCAGCATATGTACCAGTCACATTTGCAACAAGACTGACGGCATTGATCAAGCTAGTCAACAGGTAATAGTATTCTGTTTCAGAGATGCTCTTGCTTTCCTTCCATTTTTCAATTTGCTCTCTGACGGCATCAACTTTTTTCGCATTTTCTACCGACAGATACTGTCTTTTATTATTTCCATGTGGCGCATAGTTCTTCGTGATGAATCCAACCTTGCCCTTAACATTATTATTTAAATGATCAATGATATCGATGCCGAGATTCAGCTTTTTGAATTTCGGAATCGTATTGGTCTCAATGTTGGTTCTTGCAAGCGAGTATGCAAATTCGAGAAAATCATTTGAATAAACTGTGTAGCCTAGTTTTTTGAAATGATGTCCGACAGCGGTCGTGCCACTGAATATATCAAAAAAAGTTGCTCCTTTTTTGATAGGTAGGGTAGTGACTACTTCTTCGATATAATCCAATAATTTTGTCTTGCATCCGTAATACCTCATG encodes the following:
- a CDS encoding DNA adenine methylase codes for the protein MRYYGCKTKLLDYIEEVVTTLPIKKGATFFDIFSGTTAVGHHFKKLGYTVYSNDFLEFAYSLARTNIETNTIPKFKKLNLGIDIIDHLNNNVKGKVGFITKNYAPHGNNKRQYLSVENAKKVDAVREQIEKWKESKSISETEYYYLLTSLINAVSLVANVTGTYAAFLKSWDRRALKPMTLTHGDIVDNKLENKAFHADANNLVGMHKVDVLYLDPPYNARQFASNYFFLELIAEGWFKKIPEIYGNAGMRPYEDQKSDYSISRKAADALSDLVAKAKAKYILLSYNDEGIIPIPVLKQILGTRGEVKEYTKEHKRYRAINQDGSKIITKEHLFLLTVKK